The following coding sequences lie in one Rutidosis leptorrhynchoides isolate AG116_Rl617_1_P2 chromosome 4, CSIRO_AGI_Rlap_v1, whole genome shotgun sequence genomic window:
- the LOC139842004 gene encoding uncharacterized protein has protein sequence MSYPPSLGAGSFRGVGGGSRVATPGKIRVGGWNVGTLTGKRIELVDIFLKCKVEIVCVQETRWKGQEAVDINNYRLWYSGSRTARNGVGILLGPTHKDHVVDVGRFSDRIMSVTFIINEETFTVISAYTPHVGLGEAEKNSFWELLDEVERGCPADLRLIIGGDLNGHIGAEVEGYRGAHGGFGYGVRNEEGCSILEFAIAHDLVVANSFFKKRDAQLATFHSGGHSTQIDFFLLRRGDLRNCKDCKVLLTWTCSSQYRLLVMELGTQGWVNRRAREVQQPRILWKNLNGEKAETFRANVVERMGAEMENAAFIDADQMWNNLASTIRGVAKESLGVAVGTSRAQNGCRESWWLNDEVQTKVALKQARFRELTSFRGGTLADRTSIENSYKEAKREAKIAVTRAKDKAYEDLYKRIDSKEGANDIYRIAKARERRRRDLVNIKYIKDEAGQSIVKEDKIRKRWEEYLSSLFDGGRTRNGEPHGYDMAPQYQNNCFCTRFNHGEVRVALRKMGRNKAVGPDQILIEAWRCLGDDGVRWLTNLFNTTFRIAKMPMEWRLSEVIPIYKNKGDAQTCSNYRGIKLLSHTMKLWERVIENRLRCETKVSENQFGFMPGRSSMEGSKTRIRTTVGYTEYFPVEVGLHQGSALSPFLFALVLDDLSQRIQGSIPWCLIFADDIVVVSKSQDELNGMLEQWRNALEQNGLQISRLKSEYLRCDYGRIEDHNDTVDIRIGDQYVCGLTAKVIDRNTKHAIWFDFDDVVDGGEMVNV, from the exons ATGTCATATCCTCCTAGTTTAGGGGCGGGTAGCTTTAGAGGGGTTGGAGGAGGGAGTAGAGTAGCAACTCCAGGTAAGATTAGAGTGGGAGGTTGGAACGTAGGAACTTTGACGGGCAAGAGGATTGAGCTTGTGGATATCTTTCTTAAGTGTAAGGTGGAAATAGTGTGCgttcaagagactagatggaagggaCAGGAGGCGGTGGACATTAATAACTACAGGTTGTGGTACTCGGGCTCTAGGACAGCTCGAAATGGAGTAGGAATCCTTTTAGGTCCAACACACAAGGATCATGTTGTTGATGTGGGTAGgtttagcgataggattatgtcggttacATTTATAATTAATGAGGAGACGTTCACGGTCATTAGCGCTTACACACCCCACGTAGGTTTAGGAGAAGCGGAGAAGAACAGTTTTTGGGAATTATTAGATGAGGTTGAAAGGGGATGTCCAGCGGACCTTCGATTGATTATAGGGGGCGATCTTAATGGTCATATAGGAGCGGAGGTAGAGGGATATAGGGGAGCCCATGGGGGCTTTGGGTATGGGGTTAGAAATGAAGAAGGGTGCTCAATTCTCGAGTTCGCCATTGCCCATGATCTGGTTGTTGCAAACTCTTTCTTCAAGAAGAGGGATGCTCAGCTAGCCACCTTCCATAGTGGGGGTCATAGTACCCAAATTGACTTTTTCCTTCTTCGCAGGGGTGACCTTAGGAACTGTAAGGACTGTAAGGTCCTCCTAACCTGGACTTGTTCATCCCAGTATAGACTGTTGGTCATGGAGTTAGGTACCCAGGGATGGGTAAACAGGAGGGCGAGAGAGGTACAACAACCCAGAATCCTCTGGAAGAACTTAAATGGAGAGAAGGCGGAGACTTTTAGAGCTAATGTTGTTGAAAGAATGGGTGCTGAAATGGAAAATGCAGCCTTTATTGATGCAGATCAGATGTGGAACAACCTAGCGTCCACTATTAGAGGGGTGGCAAAAGAATCCTTGGGAGTGGCCGTTGGGACGTCGAGAGCCCAAAATGGTTGTAGAGAATCATGGTGGCTTAACGACGAGGTCCAAACTAAAGTCGCGCTTAAACAAGCGAGGTTTCGAGAGCTCACCTCCTTTAGAGGGGGTACACTAGCAGACAGAACTAGCATAGAAAATAGCTATAAAGAAGCCAAGAGAGAAGCAAAGATCGCCGTTACACGTGCAAAAGATAAAGCTTACGAAGACTTATATAAGAGAATAGACTCTAAAGAAGGGGCAAATGACATCTAcaggatagccaaagctagggaACGTCGGCGAAGAGATCTAGTTAACATCAAATATATCAAGGATGAAGCAGGTCAAAGCATAGTGAAGGAAGACAAAATTAGGAAACGATGGGAAGAATATTTATCATCCCTTTTCGATGGGGGAAGGACTAGGAATGGAGAACCACATGGCTATGATATGGCCCCACAATACCAAAACAACTGCTTCTGCACGAGGTTCAACCATGGGGAAGTTAGAGTGGCCCTACGcaagatggggagaaacaaagcagtaggaccgGACCAAATCCTCATAGAGGCGTGGCGGTGCTTAGGCGATGATGGGGTTAGGtggttgacaaaccttttcaacacgACGTTTAGAATCGCAAAAATGCCAATGGAGTGGAGACTGAGCGAGgttattcccatttacaagaaCAAAGGGGATGCGCAGACGTGTAGTAACTATAGAGGTATAAAGTTACTTAGCCATACCATGAAActatgggagagagtgattgagaatAGGCTTAGATGCGAGACAAAGGTGTCAGAGAATCAATTTGGGTTCATGCCAGGACGCTCCTCGATGGAG GGGTCGAAAACTCGCATTCGGACGACAGTAGGATACACAGAGTATTTCCCAGTAGAAGTAGGTTTACATCAAGGATCTGCTcttagcccttttcttttcgctTTAGTCTTAGACGACCTGTCTCAAAGGATACAAGGGAGTATCCCTTGGTGcttgatttttgccgatgatattgttGTAGTATCGAAATCCCAGGATGAGCTAAACGGAATGCTGGAGCAATGGAGGAATGCCCTGGAACAAAATGGACTGCAGATTAGTAGACTTAAATCGGAGTATCTTAGATGCGACTACGGGAGGATCGAAGATCACAATGATACTGTGGATATTCGTATTGGGGATCAG TATGTGTGTGGTCTTACGGCAAAAGTAATAGATAGGAACACAAAACACGCAATATGGTTTGATTTTGATGATGTTGTCGACGGTGGTGAGATGGTTAATGTGTAG